From a single Patagioenas fasciata isolate bPatFas1 chromosome 19, bPatFas1.hap1, whole genome shotgun sequence genomic region:
- the LIMK1 gene encoding LIM domain kinase 1 isoform X2 has product MLAAVLRNSHILSAGGKCCECGASLSHQYYEKDGHLYCKRDYWARFGELCHGCSEQITKGLVMVAGEQKYHPECFSCLNCHTFIGDGDTYALVERSKLYCGHCYYEMVVTPVIEQILPDSPASRIPHTVTLVSIPACSDGKRGFSVSIDQGCGSEHPRTVRVREVDPDCISPDMKNSIHVGDRILEINGTPIGHVPLDEIDLLIQETSRLLQLTIEHDPHEPLARESGFACSPLPAPYTPLRSPAPPPCGEPSPTRQRAVTRSCSTDKSPGSGSVGSPASQRKDIGRSESLRVVSRAHRIFRPSDLIHGEVLGKGCFGQAIKVTHRETGEVMVMKELIRFDEETQRTFLKEVKVMRCLEHPNVLKFIGVLYKEKRLNFITEYIKGGTLRGLIKTMDSHYPWSQRVSFAKDIAAGMAYLHSMNIIHRDLNSHNCLVRENKSVVVADFGLARLMVDEKNQPEHLKNLKKPDRKKRYTVVGNPYWMAPEMINGRSYDEKVDIFSFGIVLCEIIGRVSADPDYLPRTTDFGLNVRGFLDRYYPPTCPPSFFPIAVCCCDLDPEKRPSFSKLEQWLETLRMHLEIHLPLSSQLEQLDRTFGETHRRSEGGLPAPPPR; this is encoded by the exons ATGCTGGCGGCGGTGCTGAGGAACAGCCACATCCTGAGCGCCGGAGGCAA GTGCTGCGAGTGCGGGGCCTCCCTGTCCCACCAGTACTACGAGAAGGATGGGCACCTGTACTGCAAGCGGGATTACTGGGCACGTTTTGGGGAGCTCTGCCACGGCTGCTCTGAGCAGATCACCAAGGGATTGGTCATG GTGGCCGGGGAGCAGAAGTACCACCCCGAGTGCTTCAGCTGCCTCAACTGCCACACGTTCATCGGTGACGGGGACACCTATGCGCTGGTGGAGCGCTCCAAGCTCTACTG CGGGCACTGCTATTACGAGATGGTGGTGACACCGGTCATCGAGCAGATCCTGCCGGACTCGCCGGCGTCCCGCATCCCGCACACTGTCACCCTTGTCTCCATCCCCGCCTGTTCCGATGGCAAGCGTGGCTTCTCCGTTTCCATCGACCAGGGCTGTGGCTCCGAGCACCCCCGCACTGTCCGCGTCCGCGA GGTGGATCCTGACTGCATCAGCCCCGACATGAAGAACTCCATCCACGTGGGCGACCGCATTCTGGAGATCAACGGCACCCCCATCGGCCACGTCCCCCTGGATGAG ATTGACCTGCTGATCCAGGAGACCAGCCGCCTGCTCCAGCTGACCATCGAGCACGACCCCCACGAGCCCCTTGCCCGCGAGTCGGGGTTcgcctgcagccccctccccgccccgtaCACCCCGCTGCGTTCCCCAGCGCCCCCGCCCTGTGGGGAGCCCAGCCCCACGCGCCAGCGCGCCGTCAC gaggAGCTGCAGCACAGACAAATCTCCGGGCTCTGGCTCGGTGGGGTCACCCGCATCCCAGCGCAAGGACATTGGGCGCTCCGAGTCCTTGCGCGTCGTCTCCCGCGCCCATCGCATCTTCCGTCCCTCCGACCTGATCCACGGCGAGGTGCTGGGAAAGGGCTGCTTCGGCCAGGCCATCAAG GTGACACATCGGGAGACAGGCGAGGTGATGGTCATGAAGGAGCTGATCCGCTTCGACGAGGAGACGCAGAGGACCTTCCTCAAAGAG GTGAAGGTGATGCGCTGCCTGGAGCACCCCAACGTGCTGAAGTTTATCGGGGTGCTGTACAAGGAGAAGAGACTCAACTTCATCACGGAGTACATCAAGGGGGGCACCTTGAGGGGCCTCATTAAAACCATG gaCAGCCACTACCCCTGGAGCCAGCGAGTCAGCTTCGCCAAGGACATCGCTGCTGGCATG GCCTACCTCCACTCCATGAACATCATCCACCGCGACCTCAACTCTCACAACTGCCTGGTGCGGGAG AACAAGAGTGTGGTGGTGGCTGATTTTGGACTGGCTCGGCTGATGGTGGACGAGAAGAACCAACCCGAACATCTCAAGAACCTGAAGAAACCGGACCGCAAGAAGCGATACACAGTGGTGGGGAATCCATACTGGATGGCCCCTGAGATGATCAATG GGAGGAGCTACGATGAGAAGGTGGACATCTTCTCCTTTGGTATTGTCCTGTGCGAG ATCATCGGCCGGGTGAGCGCTGACCCTGACTATCTACCCCGCACCACCGACTTTGGCCTCAACGTCAGGGGCTTCCTGGACCGTTACTACCCCCccacctgcccccccagcttcTTCCCCATTGCCGTCTGCTGCTGCGACCTGGACCCCGAGAAGCG GCCGTCCTTCAGCAAGCTGGAGCAGTGGCTGGAGACCCTCCGCATGCACCTGGAGATCCACCTGCCTCTCAGctcccagctggagcagctggaccGAACCTTTGGGGAGACACACCGGCGGAGTGAGGGGGGGCTGCCCGCACCCCCGCCCCGATAG
- the LIMK1 gene encoding LIM domain kinase 1 isoform X3, whose product MGTCTASGITGHVLGSSATAALSRSPRDWSCGHCYYEMVVTPVIEQILPDSPASRIPHTVTLVSIPACSDGKRGFSVSIDQGCGSEHPRTVRVREVDPDCISPDMKNSIHVGDRILEINGTPIGHVPLDEIDLLIQETSRLLQLTIEHDPHEPLARESGFACSPLPAPYTPLRSPAPPPCGEPSPTRQRAVTRSCSTDKSPGSGSVGSPASQRKDIGRSESLRVVSRAHRIFRPSDLIHGEVLGKGCFGQAIKVTHRETGEVMVMKELIRFDEETQRTFLKEVKVMRCLEHPNVLKFIGVLYKEKRLNFITEYIKGGTLRGLIKTMDSHYPWSQRVSFAKDIAAGMAYLHSMNIIHRDLNSHNCLVRENKSVVVADFGLARLMVDEKNQPEHLKNLKKPDRKKRYTVVGNPYWMAPEMINGRSYDEKVDIFSFGIVLCEIIGRVSADPDYLPRTTDFGLNVRGFLDRYYPPTCPPSFFPIAVCCCDLDPEKRPSFSKLEQWLETLRMHLEIHLPLSSQLEQLDRTFGETHRRSEGGLPAPPPR is encoded by the exons ATGGGCACCTGTACTGCAAGCGGGATTACTGGGCACGTTTTGGGGAGCTCTGCCACGGCTGCTCTGAGCAGATCACCAAGGGATTGGTCATG CGGGCACTGCTATTACGAGATGGTGGTGACACCGGTCATCGAGCAGATCCTGCCGGACTCGCCGGCGTCCCGCATCCCGCACACTGTCACCCTTGTCTCCATCCCCGCCTGTTCCGATGGCAAGCGTGGCTTCTCCGTTTCCATCGACCAGGGCTGTGGCTCCGAGCACCCCCGCACTGTCCGCGTCCGCGA GGTGGATCCTGACTGCATCAGCCCCGACATGAAGAACTCCATCCACGTGGGCGACCGCATTCTGGAGATCAACGGCACCCCCATCGGCCACGTCCCCCTGGATGAG ATTGACCTGCTGATCCAGGAGACCAGCCGCCTGCTCCAGCTGACCATCGAGCACGACCCCCACGAGCCCCTTGCCCGCGAGTCGGGGTTcgcctgcagccccctccccgccccgtaCACCCCGCTGCGTTCCCCAGCGCCCCCGCCCTGTGGGGAGCCCAGCCCCACGCGCCAGCGCGCCGTCAC gaggAGCTGCAGCACAGACAAATCTCCGGGCTCTGGCTCGGTGGGGTCACCCGCATCCCAGCGCAAGGACATTGGGCGCTCCGAGTCCTTGCGCGTCGTCTCCCGCGCCCATCGCATCTTCCGTCCCTCCGACCTGATCCACGGCGAGGTGCTGGGAAAGGGCTGCTTCGGCCAGGCCATCAAG GTGACACATCGGGAGACAGGCGAGGTGATGGTCATGAAGGAGCTGATCCGCTTCGACGAGGAGACGCAGAGGACCTTCCTCAAAGAG GTGAAGGTGATGCGCTGCCTGGAGCACCCCAACGTGCTGAAGTTTATCGGGGTGCTGTACAAGGAGAAGAGACTCAACTTCATCACGGAGTACATCAAGGGGGGCACCTTGAGGGGCCTCATTAAAACCATG gaCAGCCACTACCCCTGGAGCCAGCGAGTCAGCTTCGCCAAGGACATCGCTGCTGGCATG GCCTACCTCCACTCCATGAACATCATCCACCGCGACCTCAACTCTCACAACTGCCTGGTGCGGGAG AACAAGAGTGTGGTGGTGGCTGATTTTGGACTGGCTCGGCTGATGGTGGACGAGAAGAACCAACCCGAACATCTCAAGAACCTGAAGAAACCGGACCGCAAGAAGCGATACACAGTGGTGGGGAATCCATACTGGATGGCCCCTGAGATGATCAATG GGAGGAGCTACGATGAGAAGGTGGACATCTTCTCCTTTGGTATTGTCCTGTGCGAG ATCATCGGCCGGGTGAGCGCTGACCCTGACTATCTACCCCGCACCACCGACTTTGGCCTCAACGTCAGGGGCTTCCTGGACCGTTACTACCCCCccacctgcccccccagcttcTTCCCCATTGCCGTCTGCTGCTGCGACCTGGACCCCGAGAAGCG GCCGTCCTTCAGCAAGCTGGAGCAGTGGCTGGAGACCCTCCGCATGCACCTGGAGATCCACCTGCCTCTCAGctcccagctggagcagctggaccGAACCTTTGGGGAGACACACCGGCGGAGTGAGGGGGGGCTGCCCGCACCCCCGCCCCGATAG
- the LIMK1 gene encoding LIM domain kinase 1 isoform X1, which produces MRLMLLCCTWRDEPMGEDEGTDLPVCASCGQGIYDGQYLQALNADWHADCFRCCECGASLSHQYYEKDGHLYCKRDYWARFGELCHGCSEQITKGLVMVAGEQKYHPECFSCLNCHTFIGDGDTYALVERSKLYCGHCYYEMVVTPVIEQILPDSPASRIPHTVTLVSIPACSDGKRGFSVSIDQGCGSEHPRTVRVREVDPDCISPDMKNSIHVGDRILEINGTPIGHVPLDEIDLLIQETSRLLQLTIEHDPHEPLARESGFACSPLPAPYTPLRSPAPPPCGEPSPTRQRAVTRSCSTDKSPGSGSVGSPASQRKDIGRSESLRVVSRAHRIFRPSDLIHGEVLGKGCFGQAIKVTHRETGEVMVMKELIRFDEETQRTFLKEVKVMRCLEHPNVLKFIGVLYKEKRLNFITEYIKGGTLRGLIKTMDSHYPWSQRVSFAKDIAAGMAYLHSMNIIHRDLNSHNCLVRENKSVVVADFGLARLMVDEKNQPEHLKNLKKPDRKKRYTVVGNPYWMAPEMINGRSYDEKVDIFSFGIVLCEIIGRVSADPDYLPRTTDFGLNVRGFLDRYYPPTCPPSFFPIAVCCCDLDPEKRPSFSKLEQWLETLRMHLEIHLPLSSQLEQLDRTFGETHRRSEGGLPAPPPR; this is translated from the exons ATGAGGTtgatgctgctgtgctgcacCTGGAGGGACGAGCCTATGGGAGAGGACGAAG GGACCGACCTGCCGGTGTGTGCGAGCTGCGGGCAGGGCATCTACGACGGGCAGTACCTGCAGGCGCTGAACGCTGACTGGCACGCCGACTGCTTCCG GTGCTGCGAGTGCGGGGCCTCCCTGTCCCACCAGTACTACGAGAAGGATGGGCACCTGTACTGCAAGCGGGATTACTGGGCACGTTTTGGGGAGCTCTGCCACGGCTGCTCTGAGCAGATCACCAAGGGATTGGTCATG GTGGCCGGGGAGCAGAAGTACCACCCCGAGTGCTTCAGCTGCCTCAACTGCCACACGTTCATCGGTGACGGGGACACCTATGCGCTGGTGGAGCGCTCCAAGCTCTACTG CGGGCACTGCTATTACGAGATGGTGGTGACACCGGTCATCGAGCAGATCCTGCCGGACTCGCCGGCGTCCCGCATCCCGCACACTGTCACCCTTGTCTCCATCCCCGCCTGTTCCGATGGCAAGCGTGGCTTCTCCGTTTCCATCGACCAGGGCTGTGGCTCCGAGCACCCCCGCACTGTCCGCGTCCGCGA GGTGGATCCTGACTGCATCAGCCCCGACATGAAGAACTCCATCCACGTGGGCGACCGCATTCTGGAGATCAACGGCACCCCCATCGGCCACGTCCCCCTGGATGAG ATTGACCTGCTGATCCAGGAGACCAGCCGCCTGCTCCAGCTGACCATCGAGCACGACCCCCACGAGCCCCTTGCCCGCGAGTCGGGGTTcgcctgcagccccctccccgccccgtaCACCCCGCTGCGTTCCCCAGCGCCCCCGCCCTGTGGGGAGCCCAGCCCCACGCGCCAGCGCGCCGTCAC gaggAGCTGCAGCACAGACAAATCTCCGGGCTCTGGCTCGGTGGGGTCACCCGCATCCCAGCGCAAGGACATTGGGCGCTCCGAGTCCTTGCGCGTCGTCTCCCGCGCCCATCGCATCTTCCGTCCCTCCGACCTGATCCACGGCGAGGTGCTGGGAAAGGGCTGCTTCGGCCAGGCCATCAAG GTGACACATCGGGAGACAGGCGAGGTGATGGTCATGAAGGAGCTGATCCGCTTCGACGAGGAGACGCAGAGGACCTTCCTCAAAGAG GTGAAGGTGATGCGCTGCCTGGAGCACCCCAACGTGCTGAAGTTTATCGGGGTGCTGTACAAGGAGAAGAGACTCAACTTCATCACGGAGTACATCAAGGGGGGCACCTTGAGGGGCCTCATTAAAACCATG gaCAGCCACTACCCCTGGAGCCAGCGAGTCAGCTTCGCCAAGGACATCGCTGCTGGCATG GCCTACCTCCACTCCATGAACATCATCCACCGCGACCTCAACTCTCACAACTGCCTGGTGCGGGAG AACAAGAGTGTGGTGGTGGCTGATTTTGGACTGGCTCGGCTGATGGTGGACGAGAAGAACCAACCCGAACATCTCAAGAACCTGAAGAAACCGGACCGCAAGAAGCGATACACAGTGGTGGGGAATCCATACTGGATGGCCCCTGAGATGATCAATG GGAGGAGCTACGATGAGAAGGTGGACATCTTCTCCTTTGGTATTGTCCTGTGCGAG ATCATCGGCCGGGTGAGCGCTGACCCTGACTATCTACCCCGCACCACCGACTTTGGCCTCAACGTCAGGGGCTTCCTGGACCGTTACTACCCCCccacctgcccccccagcttcTTCCCCATTGCCGTCTGCTGCTGCGACCTGGACCCCGAGAAGCG GCCGTCCTTCAGCAAGCTGGAGCAGTGGCTGGAGACCCTCCGCATGCACCTGGAGATCCACCTGCCTCTCAGctcccagctggagcagctggaccGAACCTTTGGGGAGACACACCGGCGGAGTGAGGGGGGGCTGCCCGCACCCCCGCCCCGATAG